The window AGGCTCCGGAGGGGGTCCCACACGAGGACGCTTGGCTTCGGCGATGGCTTCTGGAGGTGGGCCCACGCGCTTCCCTGAATTTtctgaagaggagagaaaattgTGTAGATTTTTATAGCAGCTGTGTACTGGTCTAGTCTCTTGTATTCTCTTCTTCTACTACGATTTTCCCATTTTCTTGATACTTATTACTAATTTGTAGAGTTTCTTGCTAAAAAAACAATCAATCATTGTGTTAACTTCAAACACAAAAAGTAATATTGTCAATCTAAGCATTCTGACATCCACTGTGAGTTGTTTCCTTGATATAAAACTCTGAACTGAAGCACTAACCTGCACTCTTCTTCTTGAGCTCGGCTTCTCCTTCCTTCTGGATCTGCTGAATTATTCGCTCATCATCCTCCTGCAGACACAATCAAATAGATTTGCATTCTGCACAATGGACTTTGTAATTACACGTTTAAATCTCGACACTGTGTCTTGTGAAGCAAACAGTCTGGGTGTGAATGTTTTAAGAGAGAAACATCAGCTGTTTCATGGAGGGAGACACATTTGTTGAGAGGCTGAGTTCGTGATGTGGACAACGTGAAGTAATGATTAAATGGGCATCTCAACGTCCCAGCAACGGCTAAGATGTTAAACGACTCAAATACCATTTAATAATACGGCGCATCAAGTGTTTAGATGAAGTGTTTCgatgttttgctttgtctgCCTGTGAGCTAAAGCATCACTGTACTTTTcttaaaactacaaaacatttTGACAACGTCAAAAGAAGAAAGAATGTCCTAAGCTAATACAGAAAGTGTACTCAGGATAaacaaatatttagattttcttGGCTGTCCTGCTCCTTGCGCTGTGCTGCTGGACTAGCTCCATCTCATTACCCGCATGGGAACTAATTGTAGTTTCTGTTTGCCAGCGACACTGCAGCCAAACCAGTGCGGGTTACTATGGAGTCAGACGGTCAGGGTCATAGAGCGAGGAGGAAACCGTCTGTTGAAAAGATGACTCAAGCCTAAAACCTTCACTCTGAGGCAGATCAATGGGGCAAAGTACCGTGGGGTCTGTCCACAGGGAGCACTTGCGGCAGTGGCGGCAGGGGGCGCCGGGGGAGCGGGCGTGCTGACAGAAGTGGTTATAACCGTTGATGGGCTCCCGGCACAGGTAACACATGAAGCCGCCGCATCGACACGACATCCGGTTACACCCCTCGGACTTCACCAGGCCTGTCCCACACTTTGTGCACTTCCTGACCCGGGCCGCGGTCATCCTCTCCTCACTGTAGagtaacacacacatgaataatacactaaaaacacacgcacacacacaaaagtcacgcagcagaatgaaacacacgCTGTTAAATAGTAAATATGTTAATATTGTGCAACAAATCCACACTGAACTTCAACAATACATGCTCTTTTCATTAACaagttatttatgtgttttcacTCTTTTGCAACTTGGATTTAAGATTATATTTCAATTCTCTGTCagcgtttctcaaactgtgataTGTGTAACACTGGCAGTAACCAGAGCACTCTGCagtatttcttttctttattttaatacatttgacccatctttggTTTAATTATTGTCTAAAACTACAGTATCATAACAATTTGTCATGCAGCATCAACAGAATAAACTGGTGTCCATTTATGAAGAGCAGAGGCTGAATCTTGACTAAACCCAAGTTGCAAacatatattcaaataaaagataCGTTTAAGACTGAGCAAATTTGAGCGGGAATCAAAGATGGCACAGCTGCGACAGTCCTGCGACAGTCCTGCGACAGTCCTGCGACAGTCCTGCGACAGTCCTGCGACAGTCCTGCGACAGTCCTGCGACAGTCCTGCGACAGTCCTGCgacagtcccggttcagtcccggttcagtcccggttcagtcccggttcagtcccggttcagtcccggttcagtcccggttcagtcccggttcagtcccggttcagtcccggttttcTCAAGCCTCTGAAGAAGACTCTGTGGTTTATGTGAGCTGGaaaagtggaaagtgaagctcattttttgttgtattgtccattttatgaagAATTTAGAAATCCtgtatttgatgaaatgttcacccagTGCTGTGAAATGTTCTGGTGTAAAGACGACAACAAGATAAAATGGttgtttcattctaatgtttataagtgtGTGTCATTCCTCTGTAAAGCCTGGGGGAAGCGGctaatgagtttgtttaaatgagtcaatTGGTGTTTGTAACATGTCTGGCAGCTGgtctgttgtattttattgtattttcttgGCGTTTTATAAATCCATTAAAGGGCTCGACATTTTTTGTATAAGACACAGTAATAACacagattcattcattcattcctcAGTGATTTAGCCCAATTTTAGACCATTATTACTCGAAAATATTAGAGCCAATAAAGTCTGTCTGGTGGTACTCGACATAAAGCCAAATCTTATCTTGGGAGGCACTTGGTGTGAACGATTGGAACTTGACAGAGTTGATTTCCTTGAATGCTTTTAAGTCTAAACTGAGAGGTCTCGAGGCTGACTCCATAACACgcacttgtttttcatattctgtttgtcttttcctcttatcttgtctttttaattatgtaactgtattttttatttgccgcttggccaggactcccttcaaaaagaggtttttaatctcaatgggaccttcctggttaaataaaggttaaacaaataaatttattttaaaaaaagagaaccactgctctatgCACCGTACAGTTGGTAGAATTGACAATAGAGCTGACTTGGATTTGTCCTGCTGCACAGATGTTCTACCTTGATCCCTATATCAGGCTACTTCCGGAGTCTTTCAGTGCCGGGAAATAAGTGAAGCTGTGAACAGGAACAACAGGAAGTGCTGAGTGACGACCTGCAGAGCTACAGGAAGCAGCCGTCTCTCCACTTCCTGGTACACTGTCCGGGAAACAGAGCTCTTTAGCCAGATACACTCTACTGTACGTGGACTGGGAAAAATAAAGCTTAGACTGGATccttaaattataaaatgtattaactgTAAATCTGTCTGTGTGAAAAGATAATTACAAGTTCAAATGGTCTCACTAgagtaaaataacaaatataacacaGAAGAACATCCTTTGGTCTGGCTGCACACTAAAGGTTCGACACAAACACTCATGACCTGTCTAGACGTGATATGTGGAACATTTTCTTTCCCGTGAAACAGATACCACCTTAAACTGGCATCGCACTGATGGAGTAATGCCATCTACCCACATGATCCTCTCAAgagaaaacatttacaatttAAGCCTGACCATTAGCCAGGCATCTAAGACGTTCAGTAAAACCAGCATGATGATGGCGTGATGGAAACGTTTGTAGGCTTCCAGTAAATATGgggagcagcagcagtgagtgagtgagtgagtggttAAAGCGTGCGCCCATCAACCCGAAAGTTAGAGGTTCGATCTCAATTTGGACCAGTGCAAACTATTACTGAGTGCTTGGGCAAGACCGTTCCGCAGCTttcctgtgtgtgaatgtggcgTTTTAGGGCTTGGTGGTCGTCCAATAGGCGACTAGAAGCTTCTATcaatctaccccagggcagctatgactataaaaatggtttaaacaaTGTAATGCGACAGAAAtcaagtgtatttttaaatttggtgtgtctaaaattaacattaacatttcaacccattcttttttttagctttgtttttttttttatcttgccAAAAAACCTTTTTCCAAACATatcagtaaataaaaaatataggaGATTATCCAGTTGTGTGTGAATATTTGACACCCTGAGCGACTTACAAGACCACTCTCATGCGGATCTCATCCTGCTCCAGCACCTGCTCGCACGTCTTCCCGATGTGCTCCTTCCACTGCACGTTGCACTTCCGACAGCTctcctacacaaacacacacatcacacactataaacatggatttatttcattttgcctTTCACCAAAACCTCTTTGTGTCACTATGGTCCATTTCTCAGCCCATTCCCTAGAACTGTATCTGCTCTatatgctactgctgctgccactgcaGACAGAGGTGTGGCTCTTGGCAGTgagcgcacgcacacacacacacacatatacgcacgcacacacacatacgcacacacgcacgcacacacacaccccacacacacacacacacacacacacacacacacacacacacactcactccgaCTGCCTGGTTGCTTAGAAACAGCCCAACTCCATCCTTCTTCTGTCGCGTCGGCCTTTGAGACGTGGAGCTAGAAAGAACCAGCAGAGCACATGACACGCACACGAAGCCTTAGCCCCTGACCCTTCAGCTGAGTGGGATCACATTAATATTTGAATGACTAGTCTGAAAGTCTGATATGACAGgacagattaaaaataaattgtttttctAAGTACTACTTCACACCATTTTTGTGCGTGCAACCGACAAGGTTAGCTAAAGGTTATGGAATTTTTCGTATTCTAAATAACAACCTCCTCCTCTAGTTTATTTCTGGGTTTCACTGTTATATGGTCCTGTTTTAAGGGCGTCTggccatttaaaaatataatattttattttaaattgttaactgAAATGGCACGGGTTCTAACTTCTGAAACATGTGGAAAGCAACAGTTCAAACTCAAAATCAAGCCTTCATTAGTTTAGTTAGTCAGTTTTACTATTACCAGTTTAACGTTTTAATAAATTGACAGTCAGTGTgtacatatattaaaaaaataactctCAAATGGCAGTAAAAAGCAGATCACAAAGGCCAGTAGCGTGTGAGGAGTGTCAGCAGTGTGGTGTAAGATGGCCTCCTAGTGGTGACACATAAAccaggaagaagaaaaagctGCTGAAGGCGGTGGTGGTTTGACTGGCCTGGCTGTGTCTGCAACCTGTCAGACAAAGACAGGCTCTCTACAAAACTGAGAGCGCACCTGAGCTTTTATAGCAAggctaaaaatatcacatgacatcactcaTGACCCTTGCACTTGTGGGCGTGTCCTCTTTACCTTTGACAGTCATCGCTCAACTGTCACATGGCTTTATTAGACAAAGAAGTAACAAATTTTGACTTGTGTTCCGCTCATATTCGCACGGTTTCTTTCATCCATATCACGCCACTCCTCCTGGTAGTATCTTCCCCGTTTCAAATGCAGCACACTCTCTAGTGTCTGCAGCAGTTCCTTATAAGGTAGTGCAGAAAGCTTGCATTGCACTGATTGGGGGACAGTGGGTTTTGGGTAGGGAGGTGGCTTTGAAGGTATAGGGGTGACCTCCAGGATGATATTCTACACTGGAATAATGTTAAAAACATTACAGCGGTCCAGTATGAGCGACCTACATTTAGGTACACTTGATGGAGTAATCACATGCAGGCGTGTTCTTCTCTTCACCACATGTGGAATACATTAGAGGGATGTGTAGGTCAGACGGAGCCAGGGGGAGAGACGAGGAAAAGTGGGTCAAGCGCAATCTGGACCACATTTGAAACAGGAAAGAAAGAGGGCCTAACCAGTAGGAAACCAGTTCAAGAGGAGAAAAGAATACAAATGGCCAGTCAGGGACCAGCAAGAACGCACAGGGGCGGGCTTAAGGAAGTGTGTCAGTTACATAATGAAGCCCCTCCCTCATGGCACTGTACAGCAACAGTGTGCAGCTGGAGCCGGGATGTAGAAAACAGCAGGGAAATATATCAGGGGCCTTAAACAAATACTAATTACCTAGTACtgaaatgtattttcattttcaccaataaGCAATTTTTGGTCATCATTTGCTCAATATGACATTTTTCATCTTTAAtggaagataatttattttattttatggactgtaatgacatgtattacatgatttatgaacatactcaaataaaattcaaattcaaattcaaattcaatatgacatttttatgCAGATAAAATctgtaacatttatttatatataaaatttcaGCAACTTCCCACTTGTTTAATCAAAATATGTTTGGCTCTATGGAGGGTCCTGTGAGAGTGAACAAGTACAAAGTACTCAATTTTCTTAAGTTTAGTGAAATAACATAAAACACTAACAAAAGGAGTCTATACACAGGCACTACTCTGACTGTACAACAATTATGCAATTTACTTTCTTGAATCCTTTGGGTGTGTTCATAGTGTAATGTGAGACAGATGTGATGTGCAAAGACACAGTGGAAACTGAAGGACTTTGGCTCCATCTATGGACCAATATAAAGAATGGCAGCCAAAAGAACTTAAAGATGGAACATGCCATCACATAAATCACATAAATCACATAAATGAAGTGATAATAATGTCACATCTCGCTCACACTGCTAAACAAGGTGTTCAAAAAGATTCAAAGATTTTTTAACAGTCCATATTCAACATTGATTTAGTTTctcaagtagtaaagtataatataacttaaaactaaataaatacagattttaTGTTCAACATTTAAGTTTTTCTTTAACGTTCACagaaccacactgctcttcttTGTCCAGACTGAGATGTAATGACAACTTTAGGTGcagtgtatattttgtgtaCTTTGAAAGTaagattttataaaaaaaaaaaagaaaaaaaaagtaaaaaagaaacagaaacaataaGTGTTGTTTTATCACAGGAAACCATGTTTGCCTCCCCAACATTCCtcagacagaaagaggagagcagggCCTAGATCAGACAAACGACAGGGTCTGACACCTCCACACACGGCACCTTCTTATCATCCTCCTTAAATGTGGGGAAGAAGCTTTCACCCTCAAAGAATTTAAACGTCTGCCAATTTATGATGCAGTTTACAGTGAAAGGCTCTTGTAGGACTACAGGCTGGAGGAGGCTGGGTTCAGATGTACATTCTTTACAGCTCTGTGTGTTTAAGTGCTTAAAGAAATGTAGAGCTGACTGACCTTGCGGCAGCGGGGGTTGGGACAGCTGAACCGTGAGATGCCCCTGTCCAACAAGGCTGGAAATTTGCAAAATGGACACCTAAAAAAGTCAAAGCACATAATCAAATGGAGTTCAAACAACCAGTTAAGCAGAGAGTACTACGTGTGatggtgtgggtgtgtgggtgggcGGCAAATATAGAATATCTGAGGTAActgaagggtatgtcaagtaataaagcttctaagttgaattacaaatacatatatcaaaaatatggaatgcatattgattgaataaagtttcttaggggcatcacatatacatatatatcttttgatactgaaatcatataagttttgaatattattatgtaatcaccatttttatactgaattcatatattctttgaatgttgtatctttttggaggttgtctaacaagcaccatactaaaagttgaacaccatctactaacactgaaattaggtTGTAACattgtaaaacgtgaattatgggagacagttggtgctttgcagaaactcctttaaccgagttaaggcaacattgtaggaggtgaatcatgtcGTTTGACAGCTACCAATGTTTGTACTAGAGTGAGAGCATCTTTTGATAATACGGAAACTATGTTAAAGGCAACATCGTGTGATATGAATTGAGGGAAACTGTTGGGGTgtgtagacgctcctttacagggacagggcggtcggatgagactcaaggccggaaaaatagactggtgAAGCCCGGAGAGATGAGCGAGGCCGGAGGGAGGAACCTACCCTCAAGacctactcaacataatatttgcatattcatgttgcatgttacatttttatgttacggggccagggaaaggcagacagagcCTGCTGCAcatacgagggatagatcatatgaccccgggtcctgtattagattgtaactgttagggaaataaacttttgagatttgaactgatcgaatccagtcgtcattttgatagaacacgcctaacactTGTCTGCCATCTCAGATTGTGTGAAGCTTCTTATCTGAGGACTGAGATAAGAAGCTTATCTGCGTCCATCCCCATTTTAGCAGGACGACCCTCGCTAAAATGGGGAGGGGATGGGATTTTTAACCGCTAACCTTCTGGGTATAAAGTGACCTCTCGCAGTCCTACCCCCTGAATCACTTTTAAAAGACAGTTCCAACAATCCACAAGATCATGACAGAACCCCACTGCCCCACTACACGTCCCCCGATGGCCGCTCGTACCTGACCAGTTCATCGGCGCAGGTGGCAGCGACGGCCTCCTCTGCCTGTCGCTCGTAGTATTTACAGAGTACGTTCTCAGGCAGCACCTTGTTCAACTCACACACTGGAAACGAACACGGGCAGTTTGCACTCAAGCAACTCAGCTCCGACTGAAATCACACGCACAACAAACTGAAATCAGGTTCAGATCTTCTTCCCTAGAtgtgaatataatgattaaagtCTCCATTTAAACAAGTGCTGTGTAATATCAACCTTTCTCTAGTATTGTTAGTTAGTGACAAATGTAAAAGTGATTTGCTCAGGCTTTCTTCTGATTCATGGATTAAATATTTGCATAGACTGAAGGTCAGTTTATTACCTTTCCAGAGCCAAAAACAGCCTCCTGAGCATATTTCACCAGACATTCTTGACAGAACAAATGCCCATCTGAACACTGGGTCATCTTCTCAAAGGCAAAGTCCCCATAACAGCAACCGCACTCAATGAGCTGGCCATCCTAAACCGTAATCAAACAATACATCAACTGAATATACAGCCTGTGTCACATGTGTTATAACATCAAAAACAGATCAAGTAGCTGCAAAGAGCCACACCTTTTTATATTCATCCTCATTGACCTGCAGAGCCAACAGGAAGTCCTCATGCTGAAGACAGAACAAGCAGagtattcattcattattaataCACTTTTATTCAAGGGCATTACACTTCTGTAGCTTTCCACAAAAAGTGTTTACCTCCGCCCATTCCTTTGCTTTCTGTTGATAGAAGGAGAGCTCTTTTTGTACAGAGGGCTCTAGGTTAATGTACGTTCTACAAAACCGTCGGTCATGTTCCAAGAAGTACATTCTCTTATCGAGTTTAACTGAACCTGAAAATAAACACGAATAACAGATACATCAATTCTAAAAGGAGAAAAATCATATTAATTTGTAGTTTTATGAATTAATATTTGCCACACTTACCATGTTCAAAATGAAAATCAATGTAGCAGCGCTCGCTAGAGGTTCTGCTCCGTCGCCTTTTCCCTGAGGGGTCGCCCGAGCTCTGCCACTTCTTTAGAGCTTCCCATAAGGCCTGTTGAGCGCGTGTTTAGTTTACACATTCACAATAGGCGACATGTAGGAGATTCTATAGGTGACTCTACAAATATGCACTGTGTTAGAGAGAAGTACCTTGCGTGTGATTGCATAGTGTCCCTTCAAAGCGTTGAGAGCCCATTTGATGTCCTGACAGCTGAGCATCCGGAAATCCGCCATGAGCAAATCAGCAGCTTGCATTATAGCTCCATGCCCCACAACCACCAGCTTAGAGTAGTCAAAAAGGTCTTCTGTCTCCTAGGAGGAAGCTTAGTATTAACCTTTCACTGACAAATGACACATCAATAACAGTTTTAAGCTTTTCCGATAAAGGAAAATGAAGACTTTATGATTGAAGCAGAGTAGCACTGACACACGTGTACAGAGGGGCACATACCTCAGACTGGGTGTCTTCGGGCTCCAGGAGGATACTGGAGGCTGCAGCAATCTCTCTTTGAGGGTACTGTGGGTTCTCCAACAGCAGATTACAAATactaaaacacaaaagtgtTATTACACAGtgacaaacataaaacatgcataaaagATAATAGTTGGAGAAATGTTTAAGCCACTCAATAACATGGCCTGATATGAATTCTAGATACTTGCACATTCAAGTCTTTCACATTATCCTTTTGGATCAGTTCTGCTACATAGGCTTCCTGGACATCAGGAAAAAGATCCAACTggagaaaacacagagagagatcaCGTATAAGAACACACACAGCTGATGGTCACTGTGTGTTAAACACTCACCACTTTTGCAACCATGTCTCTGACATCAGGCTGTTGTTCTGCTCTGTCTCGTGGAGCAGACGGGCCAGGCCGTGCGTCCTCTATCCTAGGAagatcttccaccactgcaggcACCGCCCCCAGGCCTGGGGCAGGTGCAGGTCTGTCCGGGTATGGAGCTGGGTGCTGAGCAACAGGAGCTTGTGTAGAATTGGGGGCTGGAAGGTTTTGACTCTGTTGATTTGG of the Periophthalmus magnuspinnatus isolate fPerMag1 chromosome 8, fPerMag1.2.pri, whole genome shotgun sequence genome contains:
- the rnf216 gene encoding E3 ubiquitin-protein ligase RNF216, with protein sequence MADGGSDDDVIHLRSFNIHRSQGSRRQQQRQRELITISDDSDEEPVTLIPISPVYVPDDDDVRLLESITPARKQVIRPAAIWSGASFNSNQGSSEHKEQREAPNNPSSSSSTASTSRETKAASTIVSRAIPPAEAAPQSGKSVHGHPQPGPSVALPHITLHTDSLQPVGSSTQTSTNVQANATPSGTLDARPSTSGHSQAGTSAQTKHEPQASTSSASRQSCALASTVPNTSARTQINTGTDDVTQDNPQASTSSAQPGTSRQVQPSQTSASQANHAQLKTVKFLVLPQQPSLQASTLVTQPHIQIRAQVFKTNGNLIQIEPQTHAQAPAQAPSQAPSQAPNATQVIHITPPPVLIAAAPERLGPPQAGHRIVLGSLVHPQPGPANPLPNQQSQNLPAPNSTQAPVAQHPAPYPDRPAPAPGLGAVPAVVEDLPRIEDARPGPSAPRDRAEQQPDVRDMVAKVLDLFPDVQEAYVAELIQKDNVKDLNVICNLLLENPQYPQREIAAASSILLEPEDTQSEETEDLFDYSKLVVVGHGAIMQAADLLMADFRMLSCQDIKWALNALKGHYAITRKALWEALKKWQSSGDPSGKRRRSRTSSERCYIDFHFEHGSVKLDKRMYFLEHDRRFCRTYINLEPSVQKELSFYQQKAKEWAEHEDFLLALQVNEDEYKKDGQLIECGCCYGDFAFEKMTQCSDGHLFCQECLVKYAQEAVFGSGKSELSCLSANCPCSFPVCELNKVLPENVLCKYYERQAEEAVAATCADELVRCPFCKFPALLDRGISRFSCPNPRCRKESCRKCNVQWKEHIGKTCEQVLEQDEIRMRVVFEERMTAARVRKCTKCGTGLVKSEGCNRMSCRCGGFMCYLCREPINGYNHFCQHARSPGAPCRHCRKCSLWTDPTEDDERIIQQIQKEGEAELKKKSAENSGKRVGPPPEAIAEAKRPRVGPPPEPVPAPNQVAPNQPQAVQAPLFVPPRGHYAHVPLAPLARVPPAPYVPPLLPPLNNNNQQQQRHHHQNPHHHYPHHHNDWEMMPMHYGPHHRYYRRF